The following are from one region of the Melospiza melodia melodia isolate bMelMel2 chromosome 14, bMelMel2.pri, whole genome shotgun sequence genome:
- the LOC134424687 gene encoding organic cation/carnitine transporter 2-like, with protein sequence MRDYDAATAFLGEWGRFQRLVFFLLSASIIPNGFNGLSIVFLAGTPEHRCVVPRGANLSGEWRNASIPLELRDGQEVPSRCRRYRLAALANFSALGLRPGSDVELEALEQEPCLDGWEYSRDVYRSTIVTEWNLVCDNDWKGPLSTSLFFVGVLLGSFISGQLSDKFGRKNVLFATLAMQTGFSFIQVFSTSWEMFSVLFVLVGMGQISNYVAAFVLGTEILGKSVRVLFCTLGVCIFYAFGYMLLPLFAFFLRDWRMLLLALTLPGLLCIPLWWIIPESPRWLISMGRFQEAEDIIRKAAKTNGITAPDVIFDPSELQDVNSQKQQTYTILDLMRTRNILTITIMSVLLWMIISVGYFGLSLDTPNLHGDVYVNCFLSAVIEVPAYIISWLLLRNLPRRYSMAAALFLGGCVLLFIQLVPSHLNVLSILLVMLGKFGITSAFSMVYVYTAELYPTVVRNMGVGASSMASRLGSILSPYFVYLGAYDRFLPYILMGSLTVLSGILTLFLPESYGMPLPDTIDQMLRVKGLEYRPPSSSTRESKEEEENPEIFKSTAF encoded by the exons ATGCGCGACTACGACGCGGCCACCGCCTTCCTGGGCGAATGGGGCCGCTTCCAGCGCCTCGTCTTCTTTCTGCTCAGCGCCAGCATCATTCCCAATGGCTTCAACGGCCTCTCCATCGTGTTCCTGGCCGGCACGCCCGAGCACCGGTGCGTCGTGCCCCGCGGGGCCAACCTGAGCGGCGAGTGGCGCAACGCCAGCATCCCGCTGGAGCTGCGGGACGGGCAGGAGGTGCCGAGCCGCTGCCGCCGCTACCGCCTGGCCGCGCTCGCCAACTTCTCGGCGCTGGGGCTGCGACCCGGCTCCGACGTGGAGCTGGAGGCGCTGGAGCAGGAGCCGTGCCTGGACGGCTGGGAGTACAGCCGCGATGTCTATCGCTCCACCATCGTCACCGAG TGGAATCTCGTATGTGACAACGACTGGAAGGGACCCCTGAGCACCTCCCTGTTCTTTGTGGGTGTCCTGCTGGGATCTTTCATCTCAGGACAGCTCTCAGACAA gtttggcaggaagaatGTGCTGTTTGCAACTCTGGCAATGCAGACTGGCTTCAGTTTCATACAGGTCTTCTCTACCAgctgggagatgttttcagtgttGTTTGTGCTGGTTGGCATGGGACAGATATCTAACTACGTGGCAGCATTTGTTCTTG GCACAGAAATCCTTGGCAAGTCAGTGAGAGTGCTGTTCTGCACCCTGGGTGTGTGCATCTTTTATGCCTTTGGTTACATGCTGCTGCCCCTGTTCGCGTTCTTCCTCCGGGACTGGCggatgctgctgctggcgctCACCCTGCCCGGCCTGCTCTGCATCCCGCTCTGGTG GATCATTCCAGAGTCTCCACGGTGGTTGATCTCCATGGGGAGGTTTCAGGAGGCAGAAGACATCATCcgaaaagctgcaaaaaccaaTGGCATTACAGCCCCTGATGTAATATTTGACCCTAGTGAG CTACAAGATGTGAATTCCCAGAAGCAACAGACATACACCATTTTGGATCTAATGAGAACTCGAAATATCCTAACTATCACAATTATGTCAGTGCTTCTTTG GATGATAATCTCAGTTGGCTACTTTGGACTTTCTCTTGACACACCTAACTTGCACGGGGACGTGTATGTGAACTGCTTCCTGTCAGCAGTGATCGAGGTGCCAGCCTACATCATCTCGTGGCTGCTGCTGCGCAACCTGCCCCGACGGTACTCAATGGCTGCTGCGTTATTCTTGGGAGGCTGTGTTCTTCTCTTCATTCAGCTGGTGCCTTCAC ATCTCAATGTGCTGTCTATTCTGCTGGTGATGTTGGGCAAGTTTggaatcacctctgccttctcaaTGGTTTATGTTTACACGGCTGAGCTCTACCCAACTGTAGTAAGAAACATGGGAGTTGGAGCAAGTTCCATGGCCTCCAGACTGGGCAGCATCCTCTCACCCTACTTTGTTTACCTTG GTGCCTATGATCGGTTTTTGCCTTACATCCTGATGGGGAGCCTGACTGTGCTGTCAGGAATTCTCACACTGTTCCTGCCTGAAAGCTATGGCATGCCTCTTCCTGACACCATTGATCAAATGCTGAGGGTCAAAGG GTTGGAATACAGGCCTCCATCTAGTAGCACAAGGGAATccaaggaggaagaagaaaatccAGAGATTTTTAAAAGCACAGCTTTTTGA